A stretch of the Desulforamulus ferrireducens genome encodes the following:
- a CDS encoding vWA domain-containing protein, with product MEQIKIDLALDKTYLLPGNKQVAYLMVKLTAPEQVDKERPVQNLSFVIDRSGSMSGEKLDYTKRAVAFAVNHLNSQDYCSVVAFDDMVTMVAPANKVDNKDALKMAVESIYPGGSTNLSGGMLLGLREIKLNHQANQINRVLLLTDGMANVGVRDHQALVEKAREMAAGGVNLSTFGLGEDFEEDLLQAMAEAGGGNFYYIETPDQIPGIFEQELTGLLNIVAQNLSVRVKPGQGVAVTGVLGYPFTSGEGVSVNLPDIYSGETKILLLELVISPLAVGEQRLLSVEVDYADVRENLALVNLQAELRVKVSAELGPEPAENLEVVKQVELFRCAQAKEEAIRLADQGNFQASRQMLENQLVTLQSLGARLDSPEVDMEVKELLEELNFMSEASYDRAFRKKISFKAYQRKKGRK from the coding sequence ATGGAACAAATAAAAATTGATCTGGCTCTGGATAAAACCTATCTGTTGCCTGGCAATAAACAAGTGGCTTATCTGATGGTCAAGCTTACGGCACCGGAACAGGTGGACAAGGAAAGGCCGGTGCAGAATTTATCCTTCGTCATCGACCGCAGCGGCAGCATGTCCGGGGAAAAGCTGGACTACACCAAAAGGGCGGTGGCCTTTGCCGTGAATCATCTTAACTCACAGGATTATTGTTCTGTGGTGGCCTTTGATGACATGGTAACAATGGTAGCCCCGGCCAACAAAGTGGATAATAAAGATGCCCTAAAGATGGCGGTGGAAAGTATCTATCCCGGCGGCAGTACCAACTTAAGCGGTGGCATGCTGTTAGGCTTAAGGGAGATTAAACTTAATCATCAAGCCAATCAGATTAACCGGGTGCTGTTACTGACGGATGGTATGGCCAATGTGGGGGTAAGAGATCACCAGGCTCTGGTGGAAAAAGCCAGAGAAATGGCAGCGGGCGGAGTTAATCTTTCTACCTTTGGTTTGGGCGAGGATTTTGAGGAGGATTTATTGCAGGCCATGGCGGAGGCCGGTGGGGGGAACTTTTATTATATAGAGACACCGGATCAAATTCCGGGTATCTTTGAACAGGAACTCACCGGTTTACTCAATATCGTTGCCCAAAATCTGTCCGTGAGAGTAAAACCGGGGCAGGGGGTAGCTGTAACCGGGGTGCTGGGTTATCCCTTTACTTCTGGCGAAGGGGTTAGCGTCAATCTGCCAGATATTTATAGCGGGGAAACAAAGATACTACTGCTGGAGTTAGTTATATCACCACTGGCTGTGGGTGAACAGCGGCTGCTCAGTGTAGAAGTGGATTATGCAGATGTGCGGGAAAACCTGGCTCTGGTGAATCTCCAGGCAGAGCTAAGGGTAAAGGTCAGTGCAGAACTTGGCCCTGAACCTGCAGAAAACCTGGAGGTGGTCAAACAGGTGGAACTATTCCGCTGTGCCCAGGCCAAGGAAGAAGCTATCCGCCTGGCTGATCAGGGGAATTTCCAAGCCAGTCGGCAAATGCTAGAAAATCAATTAGTTACTTTACAGTCTTTGGGAGCCAGGTTGGATTCCCCTGAGGTTGATATGGAAGTTAAGGAATTACTGGAAGAGCTTAACTTCATGTCCGAGGCAAGTTATGATCGGGCATTCCGTAAAAAGATATCCTTTAAGGCTTACCAACGTAAGAAAGGCAGAAAGTAG
- a CDS encoding helix-turn-helix transcriptional regulator, producing MNRRTKKDITKGLRLNMMIDFINRKTPYGGVTVKELVDKFEVSERQILRDIENIIYNMKVPLVKRERLIGGMKKTCYCLEVGYLPSLSPEKATVLFLSLLQQKGSALSGHLNELKDALVSTLFKYHYNPRELAVERLQNRIHLVEETLVEPEQVGELFTKLVQALKDCYRVKIIYFVTHSQQETERVVEPYGLICKRQNWYLVGYCLERQAIRVFRVDQIRDVFSYTSETFQYPADFNLKEYMAHSWGVINDGEVCQIKLKFTNHVAHRVKNLIYHPSQKLEEELPDGSIIVSFRVCGIKEMKTWLVQWGDTMEVLEPGWLREEMCKLAEEILQVYRN from the coding sequence ATGAATAGACGGACAAAGAAGGATATCACCAAGGGCTTGAGACTTAATATGATGATCGATTTTATTAATAGAAAGACTCCCTATGGTGGGGTGACTGTTAAAGAGTTAGTGGATAAGTTTGAGGTTTCTGAGCGGCAAATTTTACGGGACATAGAAAACATTATCTACAACATGAAGGTTCCCCTGGTCAAACGAGAGCGGCTTATTGGAGGGATGAAGAAAACCTGTTATTGCCTGGAGGTTGGCTATTTACCCAGCCTCAGTCCGGAGAAGGCTACGGTGTTGTTTTTAAGTTTATTACAGCAAAAGGGCTCTGCCCTTAGTGGGCACTTAAATGAGCTAAAGGATGCCCTGGTTTCCACTTTATTTAAATATCATTACAACCCCAGGGAATTAGCGGTGGAAAGGCTGCAGAATCGTATCCATCTGGTGGAAGAAACCCTGGTGGAGCCGGAACAGGTGGGTGAGTTGTTCACTAAGCTGGTCCAGGCCTTAAAGGATTGCTACAGGGTTAAAATTATCTATTTTGTCACTCACAGCCAGCAAGAGACAGAGCGAGTGGTGGAGCCCTACGGTCTGATTTGTAAAAGGCAAAATTGGTATTTAGTTGGTTACTGCTTAGAACGTCAGGCCATTCGAGTATTTCGGGTGGATCAAATTAGAGATGTGTTTTCCTACACTTCGGAGACCTTTCAGTATCCTGCTGATTTTAATTTAAAGGAATATATGGCCCACAGCTGGGGTGTAATCAATGATGGAGAGGTGTGCCAGATTAAATTGAAATTTACCAACCATGTAGCTCACCGGGTGAAAAATTTGATCTACCACCCCTCCCAGAAGTTGGAGGAGGAGTTGCCGGACGGTTCAATTATTGTTTCCTTTAGGGTCTGCGGTATTAAAGAAATGAAGACCTGGCTGGTTCAGTGGGGAGATACCATGGAAGTACTGGAGCCAGGCTGGTTAAGGGAAGAAATGTGTAAACTGGCCGAGGAGATTTTACAGGTCTACCGTAATTAG
- a CDS encoding dienelactone hydrolase family protein, with protein sequence MLTYQNNSNTVMIVAHEIYGINDHIKDFCEKISAQGIDVLCPNLLGREPFSYDQEELAYQYFFKQVGLPEAASRLIELLRTTRDHYQYIYITGFSVGATIAWLCCAEPGLCDGVIGFYGSRIRDYLHIEPAVPVLLLFPSEEKSFEVSTLVNLLNKHPLVNAKIYPGKHGFADPYSEKYCAQAAQQAYGEMFSFLSLKQHK encoded by the coding sequence ATGCTAACCTATCAAAACAACTCTAACACGGTGATGATAGTTGCCCATGAAATATATGGCATCAACGACCATATTAAGGATTTTTGCGAAAAAATATCGGCCCAAGGAATAGATGTGCTGTGTCCAAATCTTTTAGGCAGGGAACCCTTTAGTTACGACCAGGAAGAGCTGGCCTATCAATATTTTTTTAAGCAGGTCGGCCTTCCAGAGGCAGCTTCTCGGCTAATAGAATTACTTCGTACCACCAGGGACCACTACCAATATATTTACATCACAGGCTTTAGCGTAGGTGCAACCATTGCCTGGCTGTGTTGCGCAGAACCGGGTTTGTGCGATGGTGTGATTGGTTTTTATGGTTCTCGCATCCGGGATTATCTTCATATCGAGCCTGCTGTTCCCGTATTACTCCTTTTCCCCTCTGAGGAAAAATCCTTTGAGGTTTCTACCTTGGTCAATTTACTAAATAAGCACCCTCTGGTTAACGCTAAAATATACCCTGGCAAACACGGCTTTGCCGATCCCTATTCTGAAAAATACTGCGCCCAAGCCGCACAACAAGCCTATGGGGAAATGTTTAGCTTCCTTTCATTAAAGCAACATAAGTAA
- a CDS encoding glycosyltransferase family 2 protein, which yields MTVDSILETTTDTEVIVVNDGSLDDSCHFLQECQAYKGIKYLATPGLGTAQARNLGASQASGEIFVFCDCHMLFPPNWLAGMCSTMSIPAVGIAMPIIGLLQDPQHPGYAGMQVNKRLDAMWLPAGNNSPDPFEIPLTPSTCMVMKAEVFQRVGGFCELFKPYGHEDLELSLRTSLMGYNMLVNPQVKVLHLFRGWQRDRPYKIVLEEHRYNVLLMAYLHLSRARIKDVYQGIIHDLGIEKAMLIEKELFMTDVFRQRTILAKIRKRNDNWFFSKFPMYDSS from the coding sequence ATGACGGTGGATTCCATCTTGGAAACAACCACTGACACCGAAGTAATCGTTGTCAATGATGGATCGCTGGATGACTCATGCCATTTCTTACAGGAGTGCCAGGCATATAAAGGTATTAAGTATCTTGCCACCCCCGGCTTAGGTACTGCCCAGGCCAGAAACTTGGGAGCCAGCCAAGCCAGCGGGGAAATTTTTGTTTTCTGTGATTGTCACATGTTATTTCCTCCTAACTGGTTAGCAGGCATGTGCAGTACCATGTCCATTCCCGCGGTGGGGATTGCCATGCCCATCATTGGCCTGCTTCAAGATCCGCAGCATCCTGGCTATGCTGGTATGCAGGTAAATAAACGCCTTGATGCCATGTGGCTACCTGCCGGAAATAACAGCCCTGACCCCTTTGAAATCCCCTTAACCCCCAGCACCTGTATGGTTATGAAGGCAGAGGTTTTTCAGCGGGTGGGTGGTTTTTGTGAATTGTTTAAGCCCTACGGGCATGAAGATTTGGAGCTATCCCTGCGAACCAGCCTAATGGGTTATAACATGCTGGTGAATCCACAGGTTAAGGTATTACACCTCTTCCGGGGTTGGCAGAGGGACAGACCTTATAAAATAGTTTTGGAAGAACACCGCTATAATGTCCTGCTCATGGCCTATTTACATTTAAGCAGAGCAAGAATAAAGGATGTTTACCAGGGAATTATTCATGATTTAGGGATAGAGAAGGCTATGTTAATAGAAAAGGAATTGTTTATGACCGATGTTTTTCGCCAAAGAACCATCTTGGCTAAGATAAGAAAACGTAATGATAACTGGTTTTTTAGTAAGTTTCCTATGTATGATTCTTCCTAA
- a CDS encoding ADP-ribosylglycohydrolase family protein, with product MYREKVLGGMLGVVVGDALGLPVQFLSREEVRQNPIHGMTGYGTFNTPPGTWSDDTSLTLCLAESLSSKGYQPEDIALRFLRWYREGYWTPFGEAFDIGGATREAMEQLMAGIPPLEAGPNHERSNGNGSLMRILPAVLYFAHAPESEMLQRVCEVSRITHGHPRSQLACCLYALLVKELLAGKAPLEAYREMRDKESIFIGTPMEKELPHFQRLLSGLLPSLPEGAIKSGGYVVDTLEAAIWCLLNHTDFRSTLLAAVNLGEDTDTVGAVTGGLAGVLYGKSAIPAEWLAVISGYQDIEALCRRFLNCLPWQ from the coding sequence ATGTACCGTGAGAAAGTACTGGGCGGCATGCTGGGCGTTGTGGTGGGGGATGCCCTGGGTTTACCGGTTCAGTTTTTATCTAGGGAGGAGGTGCGGCAAAATCCTATCCATGGCATGACCGGGTATGGTACCTTTAATACTCCCCCTGGTACTTGGTCGGATGACACCTCCCTAACCCTCTGCCTGGCGGAAAGTCTAAGTAGCAAGGGTTATCAACCGGAGGATATAGCCCTGCGTTTTTTACGCTGGTACCGGGAGGGATACTGGACACCCTTTGGAGAAGCCTTTGATATTGGCGGAGCCACCCGGGAGGCCATGGAACAGCTAATGGCTGGCATTCCGCCCCTGGAAGCAGGACCAAACCATGAACGAAGTAACGGCAATGGCTCCCTGATGCGGATTTTACCAGCAGTTCTTTACTTTGCCCATGCCCCTGAGTCAGAGATGCTGCAGAGGGTCTGTGAGGTTAGCCGCATCACCCACGGTCACCCCCGCAGTCAATTGGCTTGTTGTTTATATGCCTTATTGGTTAAGGAATTGCTGGCAGGCAAGGCTCCCCTGGAAGCCTACCGGGAAATGCGGGACAAGGAGTCTATCTTTATCGGGACACCCATGGAAAAAGAGCTGCCGCATTTTCAGCGGCTCTTAAGCGGTCTCCTACCCAGCTTACCCGAAGGGGCCATAAAATCAGGTGGTTATGTGGTGGATACCTTGGAAGCAGCCATTTGGTGTTTATTAAATCATACCGATTTCAGGAGTACCCTACTGGCCGCTGTTAATCTGGGAGAGGATACAGATACAGTTGGTGCTGTAACTGGTGGACTGGCCGGCGTGCTCTATGGCAAATCAGCTATACCGGCAGAATGGTTGGCAGTCATCAGTGGGTACCAAGATATTGAAGCGTTATGCCGGCGGTTTCTTAACTGTTTGCCCTGGCAGTAG
- a CDS encoding MBL fold metallo-hydrolase — MRLCSLSSCSYANSVVIQDDHTCILVDCGLRKRDIKPFLNHLGLTPGDIDAVLVTHCHVDHTYGLNYLLAEKDVPIYSTTAVLRELTACYRFKKDPLLRVLKREQAETINTLQVIPYQLSHDVNTIGFLISDGSETLGYITDTGYVPEPCLTAFQSVDYLYIEANHDLEMYQHSRKPYFVKKRNLGPQGHLSNVQCREALTAMGLSRCKLVILAHLSEEDNLPELALNTVRPSLGTATKLVTAPARSPGKWSQLILGEFR; from the coding sequence TTGAGATTATGCAGCCTTTCTTCTTGTAGCTATGCCAACAGTGTGGTAATTCAAGATGACCATACCTGTATTCTGGTCGATTGTGGCTTACGGAAAAGAGACATCAAGCCCTTTCTTAATCACCTGGGACTAACACCAGGGGATATCGATGCGGTACTGGTTACGCACTGCCACGTCGATCATACCTATGGTTTAAATTACCTGTTAGCTGAAAAGGATGTACCAATTTATTCTACCACAGCAGTATTAAGGGAACTTACCGCCTGCTACCGGTTTAAAAAAGACCCTCTCCTGCGGGTTTTGAAAAGGGAGCAGGCAGAAACCATTAATACCCTGCAGGTGATACCGTATCAATTGTCTCACGATGTAAATACCATTGGTTTTCTCATTAGTGATGGCTCCGAAACCCTGGGCTATATTACCGATACCGGCTATGTACCGGAACCATGCTTAACTGCTTTTCAATCAGTTGACTATCTTTACATAGAAGCCAATCATGATTTAGAAATGTACCAGCATTCCCGTAAACCCTATTTCGTGAAAAAGCGTAATTTAGGTCCCCAGGGCCACTTGTCTAACGTCCAGTGTAGGGAAGCATTAACCGCCATGGGCTTATCACGATGCAAATTGGTTATCCTGGCCCACCTTAGTGAAGAAGATAACCTACCAGAGCTGGCCTTGAACACTGTTCGCCCTAGCTTAGGGACAGCCACCAAACTTGTTACCGCTCCCGCCCGTTCCCCAGGGAAGTGGAGTCAGTTAATTCTAGGGGAATTTAGATAG